Part of the Vicinamibacterales bacterium genome is shown below.
CCGCCGATCTGAACCTGGGCTGGGCGCTCCGGGCCTCGGTCGTGTGCGCCTACGTGTGCGCCATCTGCCTGGTCGCCGGCGTGTGGATGCGGTGGGCGTGGTGGGTGCTCCCGCTGCCGCTCGCGGGGCTCCTCGCGCTGAACGCCCCCTACTACGGCTACTTCCTACGCCTTCGCGGCGCGCTCTTCGCGGGTGGCGCCGTCGTGGCGCATGCCGTGCACCACCTGTGCAACGGCGTCTCGTACGTCGTCGGTCGCGCGCTCTACACGGCCGGCAGGCGCTTCGGCGTCACGACGCCCTGGACGCTGCCGATCGAGCCCGCGGCCGAGCAGCCGATTCCGCGCTGGAGCCCCGACGGGGCGTCGGCCCCATGACGCCGGCGCCGTCGCAGGCTCCAGGCCGTCCGTCGCGCCGCCGCGTCCCGCTGCCGCTGCTCGGCTGCCTGCTCGTGGCGGTCTGGCTGGCCGGGGTGAGGCTCGGGGACGAACACTACGTGTCGCTCCAGGGTGACATGCCGCGTCACCTCATGAACGGCGTGTTCTTCCTCGACCTGCTGCGCGACCTGCCGTCACCCTCGGAAGCGTTCGAGTACGCCCGCTACTATTACGCCCGCTACCCGGCACTGTCCCTCGGGCACCACCCCTTCCTCATCGCGCTGGCGGAGGTGCCGGCATTCGCCCTGTTCGGCGTGTCGGTGACGAGCGGCCGACTGGTGTCGCTCGGCTTCTTCCTCCTCGGCCTCGTCTACATGTACAAGCTCGCGGCCGAGCTCTTCGACGACGAGTGGGCGGGCGCGGCGGCCGCGCTGACGATGGCGACGAGCGCCATCCTGGTCGAGCTCGCGCAGAGCGTCATGACCGAGCTCCCGGCCTTGTCCCTCATCACGGGCGCGGCCTACCACTGCCACCGCTTCGCGGAGGACAAGCGCTCGCGGTCCATCGTCGCCGCCACGCTGCTCGCGGCGGCGGCCGTCTGGGCCAAGCAGATCGCGGCCATCGCCGTCCCGGCCCTGGCGATCCACGTCTGGTGGCGGGTGGGATGGCGCCGCCTGCTGCGCGCCGACGTCCTCGGCTCCGCCGCGGCCGCGGCCCTCATCGCCGCGCCGCTCGTGCCCATCACGCTGTATCTCTCGCCGTTCAACATGGCGCTCGCGAGCGGGCTCGCCCAGTCGGTCGGCGAGTCGGGCCGGATGCGCCTGGCCCTGTGGGCGGTGGACACCGCGGCCGCCGCCCACTTCTCGCCCCTCGTGCTCGGCGCGGCGACCGTCGGCATCGTGGCCATGTTGGCCAGACGCCACGCCGCCACCGGTCTGGTCCTCGTGTGGATCCTCACCACGGCGGCGTTCCTGGCGCTCGTCGCCTTCTCGCTGGACCCGGCCCGCCTGTCGATCTACTGGATCCCGGCCTGGGCCCTCGGCGTCGGCGCCCTGGCGTCGCCGCTGCTCGGGCGAGGCCGCGTGGTCGCCGGGCTCGCGGCGGCCGGCGCCGTGGCCGTGCAGGCCGTCGGTGCCAGCCAGGTACGGCTGCCCGGGCTGGACGGGTACGAGGCGGCGGCCGCGCACGTCGTGGCGGAGCCGCGCGGATCGACCGTCCTGTTCGCGGGCGACGTCGACACCGGCTTCTTCACCTTCTTCGTCCGCAAGCACGACCCGGCGCGCCGAACCGTCGTCTTGCGCGCGGACAAGGTGCTGACCACGTCGTTCATGGGATCCGTCGCCGCCGAGGACCGCGTGTCGAGCCCGGCCGAGGTGCGGGACACGCTCGTCAGGTTCGGCGTCGGCTACGTGGTGATCGAGGATCGGCCCAGCGAGTCCACCGTCCACAACTGGCTGCGCGACGAGTTGCGCACCCCCGGCTACGTCGAGCGCATGCGCCTGCCCGTGCATTCGAGCGATCGGCGGCTTCGCGACGGGACCGCGCTGGTCGTCTACGAGGTGCGCGATGCGAGGCCCGCGCGCCCCGACGCGCGCCTCGACATCCGCCTCCCGCTCGTCTCGCAGCAGATCGACATCCCGGTGAGCGATCTCATCGCCCGCAAGTATCTGCGCTGAGCGGCGCTTCGGCGCTACCATGGAACGGGAGGCCGTTCCGTGATCGTCGTCCGTCCCAGCCTCACGGCGACTGTCGCGCTGGCAGTCGTCGGCCTGACCGGCCTGCCGTTTGCGCAGTCGCCGTCTCCCGGCGCTCCGCCCGTGAGACTCGACGTCCTCGTCGAGCAGGACGGCCGGGCCGTCACGGATCTCACCCAGGCGGATTTCGAGGTGCTGGAGGACAACGTCCCCCAGCCGCTCTCGTCGTTCGAGCTCATCCGGCCGGTGTCGGATGCGGCGGCGCCCGGCGGGGCAGCGCCCGCGCCGGCGCGCGACGCCCGGCGGTTCGTGCTGTTCCTCGACACCCTGCACGCGCGGCGCCAGGAGCGGGCTCCGACGCCCACCCCGGTCGGCGACCTGCTGGATCGTGTCGTGGGGGAGCGGGATCTGGTCGGCGTGATGACGCCCGAGATGTCGGCGCGGAACATGACCTTCTCGCCGCGCACCGCGCCGATCCCGGCCATGATGGGCGCATCGTGGGCCTGGGGGGACCGTCCCGATCCCCACGAGGCCGACCTCCACGCCTGCTATCCCGATCGCGGCGACACGGCGGGCCTGGCCGACGCGCTCATCGCGCGCCGCCGCGAGCGGCAGACGCTCGAGGCCCTGAACGACCTGAGCGATGAGATCGAGTCCCTCGACGGCGAGCGGACCTACGTGTTCCTGCTGAGCGACGGCTGGACGCTCCCGTCGCCCGACGAGCACCTTGCGCGCGCCCTCACGCCCCCGCGCCGGGCCGCCGAAGGGGCCCGCGGCGCCAAGGCGCCCGCGTCGGACCCGCCGCCCGACGATGCCGCCGGGCCGAGCTTGTGGTGCGAACGCGAGCGCTCGCTCGTCGCGCTGGCGGACCTGTCGATGGAATTCCGGCTGATGCTGCAGCGGGCGAACCGCGCCCTGATCAGTTTCTATCCGGTGGAGCCCCGTAGCCTGTCGCTGTCCGATGCGCCGGCCCCGGAGCGGCCCGCGCCCGACGTGCGCGGCGACGCCCGCCGCCGCGGGGCGCTCCGCGATCTGGCCGCGGACACCGTCGGCGCCGTGATCTCGTCCGAGGCGGCGGGGGCCGCCGAGGCACGACTGTCCGGTGACGTGGGGCCGTACTACCTGCTGGGCTACGCGCCGACCAACGCGAAGCCGGACGGCCGGTATCGACGGCTCACCGTGCGGGTGCGGCGTCCGGGCGCGACCGTCCGCACGCGCGCGGGCTACCTGGCGGCCTCCGCGCGCCAGGCGGGTCCGCCATCGTCTCCGTCGGCACTGGGCACCTCGTCGTCGACCCGTCCCGGGCCGTCCACGTCGGCGGGGGGCGCCCTGTCACGGCTGCCCGTCTCCCGTCGCCCGCCTCCGATCTACCTCCAGGCGGGAGGCGGCCGCGGCGATATCGCGGTGGTCGTCGAACTCGACCGCGCCACCGCGGCCCAGCCGGAGTGGTCGAAGGGGGGCGAGATGGTGGTCGAGGTGGAGCCCGCCGATGGCACCGGCCGCCGCGGAGCGTCGGTCAAGGCAACGCTCGAGCCGGGACAACGGATCCATGCCTTCACCCTTCCCGAGGGCGAGACGCTCAGGCCCGGACGGTATCAGGTGCGTGTCAGCGCGGGGACGTCCAGCGGGCGGGCTGGCATCACCGCGGGGACCATCGTGGACGTCCCGGGCCCCGCGGCGCTGCTCGGCAGCGCACCGACGGCCTCGCGTCGCGGACCCGGCACGGGCCGGACCTACGAGCCCACGGCCGATCCACGGTTCCGCCGCACCGAGCGCCTGTCCCTGACGGTGGCCAAGCTGGCGGCCGACGCGACGGTCACGGGCCGCCTGCTGAACGCGGCCGAGCAGCCCATGCGGGTGCCCGTCGCGGTCACGGACCGGGTCGACGAAGCCAGCCGGAGCCGCGTCGTCGTCGCCGACGTGGCGTTCGCGCCGCTGGCCGCCGGTGACTACGTGCTGGAGCTGACCGCGACCTCCGGCAGCCTCACCGAAACGCTGGTCTACGCCGTCCGCATCGTGAATTGACCGCGGGCGGCACCCCGGCGGTCCCGCTCGGGACGCGAGCTCGCGTCAGTCCATCGAGCGCTGCCCGGCGCGCGCGAGGATCACGGCCAGGGCCAGGAACAGGGCTGCCCCGAACACGTGGCCCATCGCCCCCTCGCCGTGCAGGAAGGGCAGGGCGTTGCCGACGGACTGGAACCCGCTCAGCAGGGGATACCCCTGCTGCTCCAGGCCAACCAGCACCGCGAACAGGATCCCGGCCAGCGACCCTCCGGCGATCAGGCCGGAGCTGAAGAGGGTGCCGGCGCTGATGTCCGAGTCCTGCGTCACGCCGGTCTTGCGCTCCACCCACCAGCGCACCAGGCCGCCGATGAAGATCGGGGCCGTCGTCGCGATGGGCAGGTAAGCGCCCACGGCGAACGACAGCGAGTGGATGCCGCACAGCTCGAGCGTCACGGCGATGAAGACGCCGACGAGCACGAGGCCCCACGGCAGGTTCTGCGACAGGAGCCCCTGGATGAGCGTGGCCATGAGCGTGGCCTGCGGCGCGGCGACGGCCTGCGATCCGATGCCGAAGACGCGGTGCATGTAGAGCACGGTCATGCCGATGATGAAGGCGGACGTCACGACGCCGATCGCGAGGCCGATCTGCTGGTAGAGCGGGGTGGCCCCGACGATGTAGCCGGTCTTGAGGTCCTGCGAGGTGTTGCCGGCGTTGGCGGCCGCGATGCAGACGATGGCGCCGACCGAGAGCGCCACCGGGGCGTACACGTTGCCGGTCCAGCCGAGGGTCACGAAGATCAGGCACGTGATGATCAGCGTCGCGATCGTCATGCCCGAGATGGGGTTCGACGACGAGCCGATGAGGCCCGTGATGCGCGACGAGACCGTCGCGAAGAAGAA
Proteins encoded:
- a CDS encoding glycosyltransferase family 39 protein, translating into MTPAPSQAPGRPSRRRVPLPLLGCLLVAVWLAGVRLGDEHYVSLQGDMPRHLMNGVFFLDLLRDLPSPSEAFEYARYYYARYPALSLGHHPFLIALAEVPAFALFGVSVTSGRLVSLGFFLLGLVYMYKLAAELFDDEWAGAAAALTMATSAILVELAQSVMTELPALSLITGAAYHCHRFAEDKRSRSIVAATLLAAAAVWAKQIAAIAVPALAIHVWWRVGWRRLLRADVLGSAAAAALIAAPLVPITLYLSPFNMALASGLAQSVGESGRMRLALWAVDTAAAAHFSPLVLGAATVGIVAMLARRHAATGLVLVWILTTAAFLALVAFSLDPARLSIYWIPAWALGVGALASPLLGRGRVVAGLAAAGAVAVQAVGASQVRLPGLDGYEAAAAHVVAEPRGSTVLFAGDVDTGFFTFFVRKHDPARRTVVLRADKVLTTSFMGSVAAEDRVSSPAEVRDTLVRFGVGYVVIEDRPSESTVHNWLRDELRTPGYVERMRLPVHSSDRRLRDGTALVVYEVRDARPARPDARLDIRLPLVSQQIDIPVSDLIARKYLR
- a CDS encoding VWA domain-containing protein, with protein sequence MRLDVLVEQDGRAVTDLTQADFEVLEDNVPQPLSSFELIRPVSDAAAPGGAAPAPARDARRFVLFLDTLHARRQERAPTPTPVGDLLDRVVGERDLVGVMTPEMSARNMTFSPRTAPIPAMMGASWAWGDRPDPHEADLHACYPDRGDTAGLADALIARRRERQTLEALNDLSDEIESLDGERTYVFLLSDGWTLPSPDEHLARALTPPRRAAEGARGAKAPASDPPPDDAAGPSLWCERERSLVALADLSMEFRLMLQRANRALISFYPVEPRSLSLSDAPAPERPAPDVRGDARRRGALRDLAADTVGAVISSEAAGAAEARLSGDVGPYYLLGYAPTNAKPDGRYRRLTVRVRRPGATVRTRAGYLAASARQAGPPSSPSALGTSSSTRPGPSTSAGGALSRLPVSRRPPPIYLQAGGGRGDIAVVVELDRATAAQPEWSKGGEMVVEVEPADGTGRRGASVKATLEPGQRIHAFTLPEGETLRPGRYQVRVSAGTSSGRAGITAGTIVDVPGPAALLGSAPTASRRGPGTGRTYEPTADPRFRRTERLSLTVAKLAADATVTGRLLNAAEQPMRVPVAVTDRVDEASRSRVVVADVAFAPLAAGDYVLELTATSGSLTETLVYAVRIVN